The window CGCCCCCACGGACGTCGCGCGAGACGTCTATCTCGTGGCGCGTGAGCTCGTCGCGAGCGTCGATCTGGGCGGGTTGCCGGTCCGGCTTGTCGGGGTACGGGGTGAAAACCTGCAGCAAAGAGACGGTTCCACCCGGCAGCCGACGCTCGAAGAGGCGACAGATCCTCGTTCCGGCGCGCAGCGCGAGGCTGAGCTCGCGCTCGACGCGGTGCGCGAGAAGTTTGGGAAAACGGCGATCGATCTGGGCCTGCAACACAAGAACGACACGCATCACCACTGATCTGCCCATATAGTCACTGGTATGCCCGGGATGTCGACTACCAACGGCGGCCCGGTCGGCCTATCCTAGAAGGGACACTGTTCCTTTGCGAGATCCGGGGGTCTCGATGCCTCTGTCCGAGTACGAGCAGCGGGTGCTGGAGCAGATGGAGCGCGCTCTGACTTCAGACGACCCGCGGCTTGCCAACACGCTTCAGTCCACAGGTCGGGGTAATGCGCTTCGTTATGTGCTGTCCGGGGCCGGCGTCGTCGTCGGTCTGCTTCTTCTAGTTGTGGGTGCGGCGACGTCTCGGACCTGGCTCGGTGCGATCGGCTTTGTGCTGATGTTCGCGGGTGTGGTCTTCGCGTTCCTCGGACCGCGCAAGAAGCAGCAGGACGGCCCGGTCGGCGTCGTCGCCGAGGACGGCACGGTCCAGCCGCCGCCAGGGGGAGCGCGCAAGCCCCGGAAGCGGCGGAGCGGTGGCCGTTCCGGCGGTTTCCTCGCGCGTCTTGAGGAGCGCTGGGAGAACCGGCGCAATCAGGGCGGTCGCTAGCCGGCCGACCCGTAGTGGCGGTCGTGACAGACCGTCGGCACGTGTGCGTGGCCAGGTAGGCGACTACTTGGCCGTGGCTGCACGACAGGAGCCGGGCCCCGTACGGGGCCCGGCTCCTGTCTGTCCCTGACCGGCCTGCCGGTCGGTCGCTGAGCGGGTCAGGGTTTGCGGGTGAGCACCGCGGTCAGCTGCGTGGTCACCGTCTCGGTGAGCTCCGCCAGGTCGGCGGCCGTTGGCGGCGTCGAGTGGCGGGCGTAACGCTCCTCCTCGGCGGCGTCGGCCAGGGCGGTCAGGCGCTCCGCGACGTCGTCGGGCAGGGGAGTGCCCGTGCGGGAGCGCACCTGGTCGGCGATGAAGGCCGGAGCGCGGCGCAGGGTGACCGACGGGCCCAGGCGTACGTCCTGCTCGGCGAGCAGCGCCAGGACCCGGGACCAGGCCCGCTCCGGATCGAGCACCTCGACCTCGGTGCGCCGGCGCAGCAGCAGCCACGCGGCCCCGCCAAGGACGCCGAGGCCCACGATCACCGCTACGACCCACGCCCAGCCGGGCAGGGTCTGGTCCGAGACCTCGTTGCGGTTCGAGCCCGCCGTGGCCGACGGGTTGGCGTCAGGCCGCTGGCTCGCCTGCTGCGTAGGCACCTCGTTCGCCCGCGTCGGGGTGGGCGAGGCAGTCGGGGCGTTGCCCACGCCCGGGTTCGCGTACGAGGGGAGCGGTCCAGTCTGCACCTGGGGCGTCGGCTCGAACCGGACCCACCCGACGGACGGGAAGTAGATCTCGGGCCAGGCGTGCGAGTCCTGCCCGGTGACCCGGTAGGAGCCGTTGCCGTCGGGCCGGCCGGGCAGCCAGCCGATCCCGATGCGGGCCGGGATGTCGAGGCTTCGCGCCATGACCATCATCGAGAGGGCGTACTGGGTGCAGTAGCCCTCCTGGTTCTGCAGGAAGTCCCAGACGGTGTCGGACGAGCCGCGGTAGTCGGCGTCCGGGTTGTACTCGAACCCCTGACCGGACCGCAGGTGGTTCTGCAGGGCGACGGCCGCGTCGAACCGGGTGGGCGCGTCCCCGGCGATGTCACGGGCGTACTGGGCGATCTCGTCGCGGTGCTCGGTGTCGGGCACCTCGGTGTAGCCGGCCGACCGGGGGTCGCCGGAGGTCGGGACGGAGCGCAGCAGCTCGGGGGTGAGCTCGCGGTCGACGACCTCGACGCGGTACTGAGCCCCCTCCCTGGTGCCGGAGCCGCGCACCTCGTCCCGGAGGGCGTCGTAGGCCCAGTCGTCGCCGATGATGTCGACCGAGCGCGGTTCGAGCGGCAGCGGCAGCTCGTCGCCGGTGAGCTGGCCGATCTCGATGTCCATCGCGCGCGGCTGCCCGAGGGCGCCCTCGCCCGGGGGCGCCAGGATGGTGGACGAGTCGAACTCCGCAAGGCCGCCGTCCGGCACGGCCCGGTGGGTCTGCACGCCGTCGAAGGCCGTCAGCGTCATGACCCGCAGCGGACCGCTCGTCTCGCCTTCGGCCATCCGGTAGGTCAGGACGGTGCTGGTGGAGCGAGCGCTCAGGGGCTCGCGCATGTCGAGGTCGGAGGACAGCTCGACCGTGTCGGACGGCGTGGAGATGAGCTGGCTCCACGACCCGGCCAGCGCGGGCAGGGCGGCCATGCCGGTCGCGACGCCGAGGGAGCCGGCCGCTACCGCGATCGACGTGAGCGCGGTGATCCCGGAGCGGAACCGCTGCGCACGGCGCACGGCCGCGGAGTCGGACTCGCTGTGCCGGCCGGGAGTCACCCCGACCGGGTCGACGGTGAGCAGCAGGAGCATCGCGGTGACACTGATGACGAACACCGGCCACTGCACCTCGCCCACCAGCGTCAGCGGTGGTGTCCAGAGCAGCAGCAGGGGTACCCCGGCGAAGCCGGGCATCCGGGCGCCGGCGAGGGAGTCCACGACCAGCAGCACCAGCAGGGTGCCGCCCACGGCCACCATGCTGATGGCCTCGTCGGGGCCGACCGGGGCGACCTGCGTGCTCATGGTCTCGGTGGCCTGCCGAAACCGTTCGAGGACCTGGTCCACGGAGTCCGGCCCCACGAACGGCTCGAAGCGCTGCCCGGGGCCGCCGTAGCGGGCCAGGACGTACCAGAAGGCGACCAGGACGCCGGCCGCCGTCGCCACGAACGAGGCGCTGCCCGACGCCCGGTCGGCGGCCCGGTCGGCGCTCACACCCTGGCCCGCCGCCCGGCGGGTAGCGGCGCGGTCCACGGCTGCGCGCAGCAGGAAGTACCGCACAGCACAGCTGGTGGCAGACACGAGGACGACGCCGGTAGTGCCGGCGGTGAGCCACGCGCCGGGGTCGATGACGAGGGCGAGCGCGTGCATGGACGCGATGACGGCGATGGCGACCAGCACGCCGGAGGCGACCGTGCGGACGAGCGGTCCGCGGTGGGCGGGGATCACAGCACCGGCTCCGCGAGCAGGGCCCAGGCACGCTCCGGGTCGGTGCGGGCCTCCGAGGTGGCGACGTGCCAGCCGGACGCGCGCAGCTCGGCGGCAGTCTGGTCGAGCTCGTGCTGGAACCCGGCGCCCCGAGGTGCCACGAGGAGCGCCCAGCAGGTTCCCTCCGCGCCGAGCGCCGCGAGGTCGTGCCGCGCGGCGGGATCGTGGGGCCCGAGCACGGCGATCACAATCTCGCCCGACGTCCGGTCGAGCCGGAGCGCACGCGCGGTGGTGCTCGTCGCGTGATGCCCCTCGGCGGCGCCGCGGTGGCCGCGGATGTCCACGCAGGCGTCGAGCAGGGCCGACCGGCTGGCGCGCGTCGACGCGAACCGCACCCCCTCGAGGCTGGGGGCCACGGTGGTGGTCAGCAGGCGCGTCGGGTGGCCGGCGTCGAGGAACGACGTCGCGATCGAGGCCGTGAGCTCGACTGCCCACTCGCCGTCGTCCACGGCGGCCGGGCGGCGGGGGCTTCCGGCCTCCTGCCAGTGCGGCAGCAGCGAGCGGTCGAGCAGGACGGTCACGGGGCGTACTCCTGCGCTCTCGTCGGCCCGGACCATGAGCTGGCCCCGGCGGGCGGCGCTCGCCCAGTGGACGCGGCGCGGGTCGTCCCCGGCGACGTACTCGCGCAGCACGGAGTCGTCGGTGGACTGGAGGCGCGCGCCGGTGGCGGAGTGGTCGACGTCGCCCACCGACCGTGTGCGCACGGCGAGCTCGACGGTGCGCGGCCACACCGGCACGTGCGTCGCGCGGCCTAGCGGCTGGGTGGCCCGGACCAGGCCGAACACGTCGGTGCGGGTGGTCAGCAGCGGGCCGAGCGACCAGCGGCCGCGGCGGGTCGGGGTCAGCGAGTAGTGCACGGTGATCCGGTCTGCCCGCGCCGAGACCCGGGCCCGGATGCCCTGGTGGCCTGCGAGCTCGTGCGCCGCCTGCTCGGACAGGCGCAGCCGGGACAGCCGTTCGTACGCGGCACCGGTCGCCTGGTGCGCGGCGACCAGGAGGCTGACCTCCGCCGTCCGGTCGCGCACCACGGGGTTCGGGGTCACTGCACGTGTTACATGCAGCGCCCCGCGTCCGGACTCGAGCCGCTGGATCCCGATGCCGACCCAGGCGACCGCCACGGCCAGCAGCGCCGCTGCGCCCAGCCCGACGAGGTCG is drawn from Promicromonospora sp. Populi and contains these coding sequences:
- a CDS encoding DUF58 domain-containing protein encodes the protein MSWRDTLTRISRVRLTPRGIGAACLGGAMFSLGLVLSLPDLVGLGAAALLAVAVAWVGIGIQRLESGRGALHVTRAVTPNPVVRDRTAEVSLLVAAHQATGAAYERLSRLRLSEQAAHELAGHQGIRARVSARADRITVHYSLTPTRRGRWSLGPLLTTRTDVFGLVRATQPLGRATHVPVWPRTVELAVRTRSVGDVDHSATGARLQSTDDSVLREYVAGDDPRRVHWASAARRGQLMVRADESAGVRPVTVLLDRSLLPHWQEAGSPRRPAAVDDGEWAVELTASIATSFLDAGHPTRLLTTTVAPSLEGVRFASTRASRSALLDACVDIRGHRGAAEGHHATSTTARALRLDRTSGEIVIAVLGPHDPAARHDLAALGAEGTCWALLVAPRGAGFQHELDQTAAELRASGWHVATSEARTDPERAWALLAEPVL
- a CDS encoding DUF3040 domain-containing protein, whose product is MPLSEYEQRVLEQMERALTSDDPRLANTLQSTGRGNALRYVLSGAGVVVGLLLLVVGAATSRTWLGAIGFVLMFAGVVFAFLGPRKKQQDGPVGVVAEDGTVQPPPGGARKPRKRRSGGRSGGFLARLEERWENRRNQGGR
- a CDS encoding transglutaminase domain-containing protein, which encodes MIPAHRGPLVRTVASGVLVAIAVIASMHALALVIDPGAWLTAGTTGVVLVSATSCAVRYFLLRAAVDRAATRRAAGQGVSADRAADRASGSASFVATAAGVLVAFWYVLARYGGPGQRFEPFVGPDSVDQVLERFRQATETMSTQVAPVGPDEAISMVAVGGTLLVLLVVDSLAGARMPGFAGVPLLLLWTPPLTLVGEVQWPVFVISVTAMLLLLTVDPVGVTPGRHSESDSAAVRRAQRFRSGITALTSIAVAAGSLGVATGMAALPALAGSWSQLISTPSDTVELSSDLDMREPLSARSTSTVLTYRMAEGETSGPLRVMTLTAFDGVQTHRAVPDGGLAEFDSSTILAPPGEGALGQPRAMDIEIGQLTGDELPLPLEPRSVDIIGDDWAYDALRDEVRGSGTREGAQYRVEVVDRELTPELLRSVPTSGDPRSAGYTEVPDTEHRDEIAQYARDIAGDAPTRFDAAVALQNHLRSGQGFEYNPDADYRGSSDTVWDFLQNQEGYCTQYALSMMVMARSLDIPARIGIGWLPGRPDGNGSYRVTGQDSHAWPEIYFPSVGWVRFEPTPQVQTGPLPSYANPGVGNAPTASPTPTRANEVPTQQASQRPDANPSATAGSNRNEVSDQTLPGWAWVVAVIVGLGVLGGAAWLLLRRRTEVEVLDPERAWSRVLALLAEQDVRLGPSVTLRRAPAFIADQVRSRTGTPLPDDVAERLTALADAAEEERYARHSTPPTAADLAELTETVTTQLTAVLTRKP